Proteins from one Mus caroli chromosome 3, CAROLI_EIJ_v1.1, whole genome shotgun sequence genomic window:
- the Ttf2 gene encoding transcription termination factor 2 isoform X2: MDLVKCPEHGDACFLKTGVRDGPNKGKSFYVCRTNTCGFVQATDIPVSHCLLHEEFVVELQGLFLPQDKKEWRLFFRCARTKVEGKRWCGNVPWRQDPNPKELAVTSKPQQPSESQLHSPSQPRNPFRVLNKNQKTLEGKQFVEEGERKTADKKLRENNEQLLDQRKEQKPKSNCRMEKDPSSDLVATRQSGGDREEQEEKSKFQPQTKKAEGMASKQGHGEVLQGIPKGPPMSESESRGVPNKPEPLREKETQLLVPSIPGQNPESKVQKEGHVSREPLKNGEAPSAQVTQKGLAQGPLQGPSKTWRRPAPEAPAAPGLCSGVVHHAISSSEDSEDDGVSSRPGSPLLFDSTVDSQKKGSLQHSDQSVQRQMPAASAVSKKGASSDPAAQRANLTTQLKQKKGTLAAVNIQALPDKGEKLLKQIQALEDALSALALSPEQGHMNQHHLYNVWKITSEAIDELHRSLKSCPGETAVAEDPAGLKVPLLLHQKQALAWLLWRESQKPQGGILADDMGLGKTLTMIALILTKKNQQKSKEKERSEPVTWLSKNDSSVFTSNGTLIVCPASLIHHWKNEVEKRVNSNRLRIYLYHGPNRSRHAKVLSTYDIVITTYSLLAKEIPTTKHEGEVPGANLSVEGISAPLLQIVWARIILDEAHNVKNPRVQTSIAVCKLQAQARWAVTGTPIQNNLLDMYSLMKFLRCSPFDEFSLWKSQVDNGSMKGGERLSILTKSLLLRRTKDQLDSTGKPLVSLPARRCQLHRLKLSEDERAVYDIFLARSRSALQSYLKRQENRGSHHGRSPDNPFSRVAQEFGSSVSQRCTAADSQRPSTVHVLSQLLRLRQCCCHLSLLKSALNPTELESEGLVLSLEEQLSALTLSKVDVSEPSPTVSLNGTCFKAELFDDTRRSTKVSSLLAELEAIQKGPGSQKSVIVSQWTSMLQVVALHLKKNRLTYATIDGSVNPKQRMDLVEAFNHSQGPQVMLISLLAGGVGLNLTGGNHLFLLDMHWNPSLEDQACDRIYRVGQKKDVVIHRFVCEGTVEEKILQLQEKKKDLAKQVLSGSEGPVTKLTLADLKILFGI, from the exons GCTGTTCTTCCGATGTGCTAGAACCAAGGTGGAGGGGAAGCGGTGGTGTGGAAACGTCCCATGGCGGCAG GATCCTAACCCTAAAGAACTCGCTGTAACCAGTAAGCCTCAGCAGCCATCTGAGTCACAGCTTCACTCTCCCAGCCAGCCGAGAAACCCATTTAGGGTGCTTAACAAGAATCAAAAAACACTCGAAGGAAAACAGTTTGTCGAAGAAGGTGAGAGAAAGACAGCTGataagaagctgagagaaaacaACGAGCAGCTCTTGGatcaaaggaaagaacagaagccCAAATCTAACTGCAGGATGGAGAAGGACCCCTCATCTGACCTGGTGGCAACTAGACAGTCTGGAGGTGACAGGGAAGAACAAGAGGAGAAATCAAAGTTCCAGCCCCAAACTAAGAAAGCTGAAGGAATGGCTTCCAAAcaaggccatggagaggtgcttcAAGGAATACCCAAGGGTCCTCCCATGTCAGAGAGTGAGAGTCGAGGGGTCCCGAACAAGCCAGAGCCTCTGAGAGAAAAGGAGACCCAGCTTTTGGTGCCGAGTATTCCTGGTCAGAACCCAGAAAGCAAGGTCCAGAAAGAGGGACACGTCAGCAGGGAGCCCCTCAAGAACGGGGAGGCCCCTAGTGCACAGGTCACCCAGAAGGGGCTCGCTCAGGGGCCTCTCCAGGGACCGTCTAAGACTTGGAGGAGGCCTGCTCCCGAAGCACCAGCAGCACCTGGGCTTTGCTCGGGAGTGGTCCACCATGCCATCTCCAGCAGTGAGGACAGTGAAGATGATGGTGTTTCCAGTAGGCCAGGGTCCCCACTTCTCTTTGACTCGACTGTGGACTCACAGAAGAAGGGGAGCCTTCAGCATTCTGATCAGAGTGTGCAGAGACAGATGCCTGCTGCTTCAGCTGTTTCCAAGAAGGGAGCCTCCTCTGACCCAGCAGCCCAGCGTGCAAACCTAACAACACAGCTGAAACAAAAGAAG GGCACCCTGGCTGCAGTGAACATCCAGGCTCTCCCTGATAAGGGTGAGAAGTTGCTTAAGCAAATCCAGGCTTTGGAGGACGCACTCAGTGCTCTGGCTCTCTCCCCAGAACAAG GCCATATGAACCAACATCATCTTTACAATGTGTGGAAAATCACGAGTGAAGCCATAGATGAGCTGCATCGGTCGCTGAAGTCTTGTCCGGGTGAAACAGCAGTAGCAGAAGACCCAGCTGGCTTGAAG GTCCCCTTGCTACTGCACCAGAAGCAGGCATTAGCCTGGTTACTGTGGAGAGAAAGTCAGAAGCCACAAGGAGGGATCCTGG cGGATGATATGGGCTTAGGAAAGACTCTGACAATGATTGCACTCATCCTAACCAAGAAGAACcagcagaaaagcaaggaaaaggagagaagcgAGCCTGTGACGTGGCTCTCCAAGAATG ACTCCTCTGTCTTTACTTCCAATGGAACACTGATCGTCTGCCCTGCTTCCCTGATCCATCACTGGAAGAACGAAGTAGAGAAACGTGTGAACAGCAACAGACTCAGAATCTATCTCTACCATGGGCCAAACCGGAGTCGGCACGCAAAAGT ACTCTCTACGTATGACATCGTGATTACTACTTACAGCCTTCTGGCCAAGGAGATTCCTACAACGAAGCACGAAGGAGAGGTCCCAGGAGCAAACCTCAGTGTGGAG GGTATCTCAGCACCTTTGCTTCAGATAGTCTGGGCTCGGATCATTTTGGATGAAGCTCATAACGTGAAGAACCCTCGAGTACAGACATCCATTGCTGTGTGTAAGCTCCAAGCCCAGGCCCGGTGGGCTGTCACTGGAACCCCCATTCAGAACAACCTGTtggatatgtattcactgatgaA GTTTCTCCGCTGCTCCCCATTTGATGAGTTCAGTCTTTGGAAGAGTCAGGTTGACAATGGTTCAATGAAAGGAGGGGAACGGTTAAGCATTTTAACCAAGAGCCTTTTGCTGAGGAGAACAAAAGACCAGCTGGATTCCACTGGTAAACCTCTG GTATCACTGCCTGCACGTAGATGCCAGCTGCACCGGTTAAAGCTTTCTGAGGATGAGCGGGCCGTTTATGACATCTTTCTCGCAAGGTCAAG GTCAGCTCTTCAGTCCTATCTAAAGAGACAAGAAAATAGAGGCAGCCACCATGGAAGAAGCCCTGATAATCCATTCAGTAGAG tgGCTCAGGAGTTTGGATCCAGTGTGTCTCAGCGCTGCACTGCGGCAGACTCCCAGAGACCCAGCACCGTCCATGTCCTGTCCCAGCTTCTCCGGCTGCGCCAGTGCTGCTGCCATCTTTCTCTGCTGAAGTCG GCTCTGAACCCCACAGAACTGGAGAGCGAAGGCCTTGTCCTGTCCCTGGAAGAACAGCTCAGTGCTCTGACCTTGTCCAAGGTCGATGTCTCAGAGCCGTCACCCACGGTTAGCCTTAATGGCACATGCTTCAAGGCGGAGCTTTTTGATGACACACGAAGGAGCACCAAG GTGTCTTCTCTGCTGGCAGAACTGGAGGCAATCCAAAAAGGCCCAGGGTCCCAAAAGAG TGTCATTGTCTCGCAGTGGACCAGCATGCTGCAGGTAGTAGCACTGCACCTCAAGAAGAACCGACTGACTTACGCCACCATCGATGGCTCTGTCAACCCCAAACAGAGAATGGACTTGGTAGAGGCATTTAACCACTCCCAGGGACCTCAG GTCATGCTGATCTCCCTCTTGGCTGGCGGTGTTGGACTTAATCTCACTGGAGGAAACCACCTTTTCCTTCTGGACATGCACTG GAATCCCTCACTTGAAGACCAAGCTTGTGACCGGATTTACCGAGTAGGACAGAAGAAGGATGTTGTCATACACAG GTTTGTCTGTGAGGGGACAGTGGAAGAGAAGATCTTACAgctccaagaaaaaaagaaagatttggcAAAACAGGTCCTTTCTGGATCCGAAGGACCTGTCACCAAGCTCACACTGGCTGACCTCAAGATCCTCTTTGGCATCTAG
- the Ttf2 gene encoding transcription termination factor 2 isoform X1, whose protein sequence is MDLVKCPEHGDACFLKTGVRDGPNKGKSFYVCRTNTCGFVQATDIPVSHCLLHEEFVVELQGLFLPQDKKEWRLFFRCARTKVEGKRWCGNVPWRQDPNPKELAVTSKPQQPSESQLHSPSQPRNPFRVLNKNQKTLEGKQFVEEGERKTADKKLRENNEQLLDQRKEQKPKSNCRMEKDPSSDLVATRQSGGDREEQEEKSKFQPQTKKAEGMASKQGHGEVLQGIPKGPPMSESESRGVPNKPEPLREKETQLLVPSIPGQNPESKVQKEGHVSREPLKNGEAPSAQVTQKGLAQGPLQGPSKTWRRPAPEAPAAPGLCSGVVHHAISSSEDSEDDGVSSRPGSPLLFDSTVDSQKKGSLQHSDQSVQRQMPAASAVSKKGASSDPAAQRANLTTQLKQKKGTLAAVNIQALPDKGEKLLKQIQALEDALSALALSPEQEAKDKCSAQEPEQRNITKAAAAPLHLVPPQPLPRPLIQPASSLGLKAGRQETPEGASQCSGGHMNQHHLYNVWKITSEAIDELHRSLKSCPGETAVAEDPAGLKVPLLLHQKQALAWLLWRESQKPQGGILADDMGLGKTLTMIALILTKKNQQKSKEKERSEPVTWLSKNDSSVFTSNGTLIVCPASLIHHWKNEVEKRVNSNRLRIYLYHGPNRSRHAKVLSTYDIVITTYSLLAKEIPTTKHEGEVPGANLSVEGISAPLLQIVWARIILDEAHNVKNPRVQTSIAVCKLQAQARWAVTGTPIQNNLLDMYSLMKFLRCSPFDEFSLWKSQVDNGSMKGGERLSILTKSLLLRRTKDQLDSTGKPLVSLPARRCQLHRLKLSEDERAVYDIFLARSRSALQSYLKRQENRGSHHGRSPDNPFSRVAQEFGSSVSQRCTAADSQRPSTVHVLSQLLRLRQCCCHLSLLKSALNPTELESEGLVLSLEEQLSALTLSKVDVSEPSPTVSLNGTCFKAELFDDTRRSTKVSSLLAELEAIQKGPGSQKSVIVSQWTSMLQVVALHLKKNRLTYATIDGSVNPKQRMDLVEAFNHSQGPQVMLISLLAGGVGLNLTGGNHLFLLDMHWNPSLEDQACDRIYRVGQKKDVVIHRFVCEGTVEEKILQLQEKKKDLAKQVLSGSEGPVTKLTLADLKILFGI, encoded by the exons GCTGTTCTTCCGATGTGCTAGAACCAAGGTGGAGGGGAAGCGGTGGTGTGGAAACGTCCCATGGCGGCAG GATCCTAACCCTAAAGAACTCGCTGTAACCAGTAAGCCTCAGCAGCCATCTGAGTCACAGCTTCACTCTCCCAGCCAGCCGAGAAACCCATTTAGGGTGCTTAACAAGAATCAAAAAACACTCGAAGGAAAACAGTTTGTCGAAGAAGGTGAGAGAAAGACAGCTGataagaagctgagagaaaacaACGAGCAGCTCTTGGatcaaaggaaagaacagaagccCAAATCTAACTGCAGGATGGAGAAGGACCCCTCATCTGACCTGGTGGCAACTAGACAGTCTGGAGGTGACAGGGAAGAACAAGAGGAGAAATCAAAGTTCCAGCCCCAAACTAAGAAAGCTGAAGGAATGGCTTCCAAAcaaggccatggagaggtgcttcAAGGAATACCCAAGGGTCCTCCCATGTCAGAGAGTGAGAGTCGAGGGGTCCCGAACAAGCCAGAGCCTCTGAGAGAAAAGGAGACCCAGCTTTTGGTGCCGAGTATTCCTGGTCAGAACCCAGAAAGCAAGGTCCAGAAAGAGGGACACGTCAGCAGGGAGCCCCTCAAGAACGGGGAGGCCCCTAGTGCACAGGTCACCCAGAAGGGGCTCGCTCAGGGGCCTCTCCAGGGACCGTCTAAGACTTGGAGGAGGCCTGCTCCCGAAGCACCAGCAGCACCTGGGCTTTGCTCGGGAGTGGTCCACCATGCCATCTCCAGCAGTGAGGACAGTGAAGATGATGGTGTTTCCAGTAGGCCAGGGTCCCCACTTCTCTTTGACTCGACTGTGGACTCACAGAAGAAGGGGAGCCTTCAGCATTCTGATCAGAGTGTGCAGAGACAGATGCCTGCTGCTTCAGCTGTTTCCAAGAAGGGAGCCTCCTCTGACCCAGCAGCCCAGCGTGCAAACCTAACAACACAGCTGAAACAAAAGAAG GGCACCCTGGCTGCAGTGAACATCCAGGCTCTCCCTGATAAGGGTGAGAAGTTGCTTAAGCAAATCCAGGCTTTGGAGGACGCACTCAGTGCTCTGGCTCTCTCCCCAGAACAAG AAGCTAAGGATAAATGCAGTGCTCAGGAACCAGAGCAGAGGAACATCACCAAAGCTGCTGCTGCCCCTCTCCACTTAGtacctccccagccccttcccAGGCCCCTCATCCAGCCTGCAAGCTCTCTAGGACTAAAGGCAGGCCGCCAGGAAACTCCTGAGGGAGCCagccagtgctcaggag GCCATATGAACCAACATCATCTTTACAATGTGTGGAAAATCACGAGTGAAGCCATAGATGAGCTGCATCGGTCGCTGAAGTCTTGTCCGGGTGAAACAGCAGTAGCAGAAGACCCAGCTGGCTTGAAG GTCCCCTTGCTACTGCACCAGAAGCAGGCATTAGCCTGGTTACTGTGGAGAGAAAGTCAGAAGCCACAAGGAGGGATCCTGG cGGATGATATGGGCTTAGGAAAGACTCTGACAATGATTGCACTCATCCTAACCAAGAAGAACcagcagaaaagcaaggaaaaggagagaagcgAGCCTGTGACGTGGCTCTCCAAGAATG ACTCCTCTGTCTTTACTTCCAATGGAACACTGATCGTCTGCCCTGCTTCCCTGATCCATCACTGGAAGAACGAAGTAGAGAAACGTGTGAACAGCAACAGACTCAGAATCTATCTCTACCATGGGCCAAACCGGAGTCGGCACGCAAAAGT ACTCTCTACGTATGACATCGTGATTACTACTTACAGCCTTCTGGCCAAGGAGATTCCTACAACGAAGCACGAAGGAGAGGTCCCAGGAGCAAACCTCAGTGTGGAG GGTATCTCAGCACCTTTGCTTCAGATAGTCTGGGCTCGGATCATTTTGGATGAAGCTCATAACGTGAAGAACCCTCGAGTACAGACATCCATTGCTGTGTGTAAGCTCCAAGCCCAGGCCCGGTGGGCTGTCACTGGAACCCCCATTCAGAACAACCTGTtggatatgtattcactgatgaA GTTTCTCCGCTGCTCCCCATTTGATGAGTTCAGTCTTTGGAAGAGTCAGGTTGACAATGGTTCAATGAAAGGAGGGGAACGGTTAAGCATTTTAACCAAGAGCCTTTTGCTGAGGAGAACAAAAGACCAGCTGGATTCCACTGGTAAACCTCTG GTATCACTGCCTGCACGTAGATGCCAGCTGCACCGGTTAAAGCTTTCTGAGGATGAGCGGGCCGTTTATGACATCTTTCTCGCAAGGTCAAG GTCAGCTCTTCAGTCCTATCTAAAGAGACAAGAAAATAGAGGCAGCCACCATGGAAGAAGCCCTGATAATCCATTCAGTAGAG tgGCTCAGGAGTTTGGATCCAGTGTGTCTCAGCGCTGCACTGCGGCAGACTCCCAGAGACCCAGCACCGTCCATGTCCTGTCCCAGCTTCTCCGGCTGCGCCAGTGCTGCTGCCATCTTTCTCTGCTGAAGTCG GCTCTGAACCCCACAGAACTGGAGAGCGAAGGCCTTGTCCTGTCCCTGGAAGAACAGCTCAGTGCTCTGACCTTGTCCAAGGTCGATGTCTCAGAGCCGTCACCCACGGTTAGCCTTAATGGCACATGCTTCAAGGCGGAGCTTTTTGATGACACACGAAGGAGCACCAAG GTGTCTTCTCTGCTGGCAGAACTGGAGGCAATCCAAAAAGGCCCAGGGTCCCAAAAGAG TGTCATTGTCTCGCAGTGGACCAGCATGCTGCAGGTAGTAGCACTGCACCTCAAGAAGAACCGACTGACTTACGCCACCATCGATGGCTCTGTCAACCCCAAACAGAGAATGGACTTGGTAGAGGCATTTAACCACTCCCAGGGACCTCAG GTCATGCTGATCTCCCTCTTGGCTGGCGGTGTTGGACTTAATCTCACTGGAGGAAACCACCTTTTCCTTCTGGACATGCACTG GAATCCCTCACTTGAAGACCAAGCTTGTGACCGGATTTACCGAGTAGGACAGAAGAAGGATGTTGTCATACACAG GTTTGTCTGTGAGGGGACAGTGGAAGAGAAGATCTTACAgctccaagaaaaaaagaaagatttggcAAAACAGGTCCTTTCTGGATCCGAAGGACCTGTCACCAAGCTCACACTGGCTGACCTCAAGATCCTCTTTGGCATCTAG